Within the Streptomyces vilmorinianum genome, the region TGCTCCAGAACGAGGACTATGCGCACGCCGCCTTCGTCTCCGAGCGCCCGCCGCTGGACGAGGAGGAGATCGAGGCGGGTGTCGCGGCCCGACTGGCGCGGCAGCCGCTGCTCTTCCGCAGGCCCGCGCCTCTGGTCACCTTCGTCCTGGAGAAGGCAGCGCTCACCAAGCCCCTCGGCGGCAAGGGCGTCCTCCGAAAGAATCTGCTGCACATCCTCGAAGTCGGGCAGCTGCCCAACGTCGAGATCCAGGTGATGCCAGAAGATCGGGAGACGCACGCAGGGCTCAGCGGTCCCTTCACCCTGCTGGAGACCGAGGAGCGCCGCAGTCAACTGGTCTATGTCGAAGGACAGGGCGGAAGGTACTTTCTCAGCGAACAGCCGGACGTGGGGGACGCCTTCGCCCGATACAGCACCCTGCGGGCGCAGGCCCTCACCCCGGAGGACTCCGTACGACTGATCGAACAGGTGGAACGAGAGCTATGAGCACCGACCTCAACTGGTTCAAGAGCAGCTACAGCAGCGGCCAGGGTGGCGACTGCGTCGAGGTCGCCGCCTGCCCCCACACCGTCCACGTCCGCGACTCCAAGGACACCACCCGCCCCGCCTTCACGGTCTCCCCCGCCGCCTGGTCCACCTTCCTCCAGGACCTCGCTGCGTGACGTGCCGCGCCCGCTCGGAGAGCGGGCGCACCGTCAGCCCTCGACAGCCATCCGGACGCCGAGGGCGAGCAGAACACCGCCGGAGACCTGCTCAAGTCGCTTGCGTACGTTGGCTCGTGAGATGACCTTCCTCATTCGGCCGACGAACCATACGTACAGGCCGTAATAGCCGACCTCGAAGATCGCCCAGATCGCCGCCAGGCCGATCATGGTGGGCAGATGAGGTGCGCCCGCGGGTACGAACTGCGGGAGGAAGGACATCGCGAAGACGGCGGCCTTGGGGTTGGCCAGGTTCAGCAGCAGGCCGGAGCGGTACGAGGTCCATCCCGAGCGCACGGCGGCCGCTGCCTCCCGGTCGCCCTCCTCGCCAGGCCCTCGGCGGGCGTCGATCAGCGCCTTGATGCCGAAGACGATCAGGGTGATCGCACCCGCGATCCGCATGATGTCGTACGCCAGCTGAGAGGCCAGGAGCAGTGCGGTGAGCCCCAGTGCGGCGACGACACCCCAGATGAAGACGCCGGTCTCGTTGCCGAGCACCGTGAGGAAGCCGGCGCGCCTGCTGCGCAGGGACTGCCGGATGATCAGCATGGTGCTCGGGCCGGGCGAGGCCGCGATCAGCGTGCAGGCGCCGAGAAAGGCGAGAAGAGTGCTCAGCATGCGCCCCATCGTGAGCGCCGCCGCCCGATCATGTCCATACGCCCCCTGGCGGGGGTACGGGTACGTACCCGTACCCTGGGGCTGGGAAGGAGTACAACCATGTCCGATGCCAACGTCCGCATCCCTGAGGAAGCCAAGGACCGGCTCGCCGCCATAGCGGCCGCCGAGGGCCTGTCGCTGCGCGCCTACCTGGCCCGCCTGGCCGAGACCCTGCTCACCCCCGCCGAGCGGGCCGAGCGGGCGGAGCGGGCGCTGGCCGCGTTGAAGGAATGGAACGGCTATTCTCCGACCGCCGCTGAGCAGCAGGACCTCGACAGCGAGCTGGACCGGCGCCTGGCGCAGGTGACCACCCGGTGAGCGACGCCGTGCACATCGTTCTGGACGACACCGCGATGGCGGCTGCCGGACAGGGCAATGTCCTTGCCTCTCGCCTGATCCACCGGGCCCACGCCGAATCGGGATGGTTCCTGTACGTCCCTGCCTGCGCCCTCGTCGAAGCCGATCGTGCCCGGCCGGGGACGGCGGAGCACCTCGCCGCACTGCCCGGGATCACCGTCCTCGATCTGGATCTTCCCGCCGCCCTGGCCGTGGCGCGGCAGGAGACCTGGGCCGCGGCGCACAGTCAGTACGCGGCGCAGCCCACCGCGGACCGGCCCGACGGGGCGATCATCGCCACCACCGAGCCCGGTCGGTGGGCAGGTGAGCCGGTCCGTGTCCTGGACCTCACTCCCTGAACCACGTCAGGACGTCAGGACCCCGTTGAGGAACGGCTCCACGGCGTCGCGCCAGGCCTTCGCGTGTTCGGAGGCGTACGGGAGGAGGTGGCCCGCGTCGGGGACCTCGGCGTAGGCGCCGTGGGGGAGGACGCGGACCATTTCCTGGGCCTCGGCGCGGCCCAGTTCGCCGTCCAGGCCGCGGACGACGAGGGTGGGGCAGGTGACTTGGGCGAGGGAGTCCCAGTGGGCGTCGTGGACCCAGGTCTCGCGGGAGGTCAGCATCTGGGCCGGGTCGAAGACGGGGTGCCAGCCGTCCGCGCGCTCGGTCATCACCTCGGCGAAGAACTCGCCGCGCGCGGGGTGGGGTTGCTCGAGCCACGGGTCGTCCTCGCCGAACCACTTCCGTACGGCGTCGAGGGTCGGGAAGGGGGCGGGCCAGCGGCGGAACCAGTCCTGCCACTCGCGCTGCGAGTTGGCTCCGAGGGCCGAGGCCCGCATGTCGCAGATGACCAGGGCCCGTACCAGGTCGGGGCGTTCGGCGGCGAGCTGCCAGGCCGTGAGGGCGCCCATCGAGTGGCCGACGAGGGTGACGGGGCCGAGGTCGAGCTGTTCGACGGCGGCGGCCGCGTCCGCGACGTACGCCTCGCGCGTGAAGGGGCCGGCGGCCGGCTTCTCGCTGTGGCCGTGGCCGCGTTGGTCGAGGGCGAGGACCCGGTGGCCGCCCGCGAGCCAGCGCGCCGTGGGGGCCCAGTGGGAAGCGCGTCCCATCAGGCCATGGAGCAGTAAGACCCCGGACGCCGCCGATCCTCCGGACGTACCGGCGCCCTCACCTCCCCCCGGCGCCCGGCTCTCCCCGAACTCCCAGGCAGCCAGGCGTACGCCGTCGGCTCCGGTGACGTCATGACGTCGGACCATGTTCCCTGGCACCC harbors:
- a CDS encoding helix-turn-helix domain-containing protein, whose protein sequence is MNNGNNGSPGAAKAFGRLLRFYRERAKVSQELLGKETGYSKSQVAMIERGERRAKGRFVEIADGMLSAQGALLEVAEEVTASGVAAWFEDYLVEELKAAGIHKYENHLIPGLLQNEDYAHAAFVSERPPLDEEEIEAGVAARLARQPLLFRRPAPLVTFVLEKAALTKPLGGKGVLRKNLLHILEVGQLPNVEIQVMPEDRETHAGLSGPFTLLETEERRSQLVYVEGQGGRYFLSEQPDVGDAFARYSTLRAQALTPEDSVRLIEQVEREL
- a CDS encoding DUF397 domain-containing protein, with protein sequence MSTDLNWFKSSYSSGQGGDCVEVAACPHTVHVRDSKDTTRPAFTVSPAAWSTFLQDLAA
- a CDS encoding LysE family translocator; its protein translation is MLSTLLAFLGACTLIAASPGPSTMLIIRQSLRSRRAGFLTVLGNETGVFIWGVVAALGLTALLLASQLAYDIMRIAGAITLIVFGIKALIDARRGPGEEGDREAAAAVRSGWTSYRSGLLLNLANPKAAVFAMSFLPQFVPAGAPHLPTMIGLAAIWAIFEVGYYGLYVWFVGRMRKVISRANVRKRLEQVSGGVLLALGVRMAVEG
- a CDS encoding alpha/beta fold hydrolase, with the translated sequence MVRRHDVTGADGVRLAAWEFGESRAPGGGEGAGTSGGSAASGVLLLHGLMGRASHWAPTARWLAGGHRVLALDQRGHGHSEKPAAGPFTREAYVADAAAAVEQLDLGPVTLVGHSMGALTAWQLAAERPDLVRALVICDMRASALGANSQREWQDWFRRWPAPFPTLDAVRKWFGEDDPWLEQPHPARGEFFAEVMTERADGWHPVFDPAQMLTSRETWVHDAHWDSLAQVTCPTLVVRGLDGELGRAEAQEMVRVLPHGAYAEVPDAGHLLPYASEHAKAWRDAVEPFLNGVLTS